From Pogona vitticeps strain Pit_001003342236 chromosome ZW-PAR, PviZW2.1, whole genome shotgun sequence, one genomic window encodes:
- the LOC144585146 gene encoding uncharacterized protein LOC144585146 yields the protein MAKMTTGPRLPSPARRSSPGKGKGRPKDSGWVHHPFLSVDQNGQPRLFQELCQPMDGRNQWIAHRHHRKSRELPR from the exons ATGGCGAAGATGACGACAGGACCGCGCCTTCCGTCGCCCGCCAGAAGATCCAGCCCAG gaaaaggaaaaggaaggccaAAGGACAGCGGTTGGGTTCATCATCCTTTCCTTTCGGTGGATCAAAACGGGCAGCCTCGGCTCTTCCAG GAGCTGTGCCAGCCAATGGATGGGAGGAACCAATGGATTGCACACCGGCACCATAGAAAATCAAGAG aactcccaagatga